Proteins encoded by one window of Chanos chanos chromosome 7, fChaCha1.1, whole genome shotgun sequence:
- the LOC115816563 gene encoding complement C3 isoform X1: MCEVCIGRAIKAVFVQPHRHFDGRSQEQTDRMHMDLVWLAVVSLSLPLISECAPLYIMSAPNLLRVGTPENVFVEAQDYNGGDIYVQLMVKDYPRKTRGIAVKDVVLTAANNYQLLTSIEIPNSKDLFGEDPLEKQYVYLQAQFPGSLLEKVVLVSFQSGYIFIQTDKTIYTPDNTVLYRLFCVNPGLQPLTTKISVEIMTPDNIVIYRQFMSANKGVGFGRYQLPEITSSGTWKVVARFSDSPQKSFTADFEVKEYVLPSFEVTLKPSKSFFYIDDVELKVQIQAKYLYGNEVTGTGFVVFGVMSYEKRTLPGSLQRVEIRNGLGEAVLKRSDIQQTFPNIAELVGQTIYITVSVLTEAGSDMVVAQKDGIQIVTSPYTIQFKGTPKYFKPGMPFDVSIYVTNPDQSPARDIEVVAQPGGVSARTKPNGMAKLTVNAEGGSSKLDIYVKTNDPRLTDARQANNHMSALAYTTKGGSQNYLHIVVQATELTVGDQFKVILMLSSSLRSQEHDLTYMILSKGQIVKVDKFKRRGQALVTLSLTVTKDMVPAFRLVAYYHVGSSEVVSDSVWVDVKDTCIGALKVEDIRTRYTYNPGRPFSLKITGDPEAKVGLVAVDKGVYVLNNKNRLTQTKIWDIIEEHDTGCTAGSGKDSMGVFSDAGLLFESNTAGGTDSRTTAQCPRPSKRRRRDVAIVEMTNRLADKYSGLSKQCCLDGMRENKLGYTCERRSEFIIDGDECVKAFIHCCKEMSTRKQEAKDEQMLLARSVERDEVVGGERTKGQVPGKRVSRHTAETDENNDEFFTDSDEIISRTQFPENWLWEEILLPQCPDNKPCSISQNSILRDSITTWEITAISLSPSFGICVADPYEMVVMKDFFIDLKLPYSAVRNEEVEIKAILHNYNDYDLEKVRVELMKTENVCSSASKTGRYRTYVKVNKMSTLAVPFVIIPMELGEHSIEVKAAVSDSISTDGIRKQLRVVPEGVLTKLEVKNLELNPAKHQGGQQVEFIGRDPLTGQVPNTPAKKHITVRGKEISQTLEQAISGDFMGSLIVQPVGDGEQNMIYMTLPVIATHYLDNTKQWDRVGLNRRNEAIKHITTGYKNELAYCKPDGSYAAQIDRKSSTWLTAYVAKVFTMASDLISIEVNVICSALKWLILNAQLPDGRFKEDAPVIHGEMVGNVRGKDADVCLTAFVLIAMQEGSKFCEGTTGQVLSSSMGKSVLYLERQLQDLTNPYSVAIVSCALANAGQLNKYFLMRHSTQTQDGIYWEVPGAHHFTLEATAYALLALVKANYFDKAGQVVHWLNRQQTHYGGSGTTQATIMVFQAVAEYHVQGKKQQDRNLDVEIQISGRHRPIKWSFNSENSHLLRSDRFLIDQNLTVVATGTGTAAVSVSTLYYTKPVTKESDCRHFELEVTMVKQADVSYPGAIETYQLSIEVLYKSTERDATMSIVDVGFLKGFVVDQNDLTELMTGRDRYIQTFEMDKQLSERGSLIIYLDKVSHKHRDKIVFRVHKVMVVGLLQPAGITVYEYYSPERCVKFYSPYKQDSHVNRICHNDVCRCSEENCSSQKREKVDEREREEKACAGGTDYVYKATVETTEFTTNRDIFRMKIDNVVREGADVSVNGNIREFVAHSNCRMPLSLEKGKSYLIIGHSSDVTRTEGGWQYLLGEKTWVEYWPTREEGQTPEFIERFRGIAGLVDMLMNIGCSI; encoded by the exons ATGTGTGAAGTCTGTATAGGGAGGGCTATAAAAGCTGTGTTTGTCCAGCCTCACAGACATTTTGACGGACGCAgtcaggaacagacagacaggatgcATATGGACCTGGTGTGGCTGGCCGTGGTGTCTCTCTCCTTACCCCTGATCTCAGAATGCGCTCCACT CTACATTATGTCGGCCCCTAACCTCCTGAGGGTGGGTACGCCAGAGAACGTGTTTGTGGAGGCACAGGACTATAATGGTGGAGATATTTATGTGCAACTTATGGTGAAAGACTATCCACGAAAGACCAGAGGCATAGCGGTCAAAGATGTTGTTCTGACTGCAGCCAACAACTATCAACTTCTAACAAGCATAGAG ATTCCAAACTCAAAAGATTTGTTTGGTGAGGATCCCCTGGAGAAGCAGTATGTTTACCTGCAGGCCCAGTTCCCTGGCAGTTTGCTGGAGAAAGTGGTACTGGTCTCCTTCCAGTCTGGCTATATATTCATTCAGACTGACAAGACCATTTATACCCCAGATAACACAG TCCTCTACAGGCTTTTTTGTGTGAATCCTGGATTACAACCTTTGACAACTAAAATCTCTGTGGAAATAATG ACCCCAGACAATATTGTCATATACAGACAATTCATGTCTGCAAACAAAGGAGTTGGGTTTGGAAGGTACCAACTTCCCGAAATCACTAG CTCAGGGACCTGGAAAGTGGTAGCACGTTTTAGTGATTCTCCACAGAAGAGTTTTACTGCTGACTTTGAAGTTAAAGAATATG TGTTGCCCAGTTTTGAGGTTACTCTGAAGCCCAGCAAGTCCTTCTTCTACATTGATGATGTAGAGCTTAAAGTTCAAATACAGGctaa aTATTTGTATGGAAATGAGGTGACAGGAACAGGTTTTGTGGTGTTTGGAGTGATGTCATATGAGAAGAGAACTCTTCCTGGATCCCTACAGAGAGTAGAG ATCAGAAATGGCTTAGGGGAGGCTGTACTGAAGAGAAGCGATATCCAACAGACCTTCCCTAACATTGCTGAGCTTGTTGGGCAGACCATATACATAACTGTCAGTGTATTAACAGAAGCTG GCAGTGACATGGTAGTAGCACAAAAGGATGGCATTCAGATTGTGACATCACCATACACCATTCAGTTCAAGGGAACTCCCAAATACTTCAAACCTGGAATGCCATTTGATGTCTCG ATCTATGTAACCAATCCTGACCAATCACCAGCAAGAGACATTGAAGTGGTGGCTCAGCCTGGTGGAGTCAGTGCTAGAACCAAACCAAATGGGATGGCAAAGCTCACGGTCAACGCTGAGGGAGGATCCTCCAAACTGGACATCTAT GTCAAGACTAACGATCCACGGCTTACGGATGCTAGACAGGCGAACAACCACATGTCTGCCTTAGCTTACACAACTAAAGGCGGCTCCCAAAACTACCTGCACATTGTGGTACAAGCCACAGAACTCACTGTTGGAGATCAATTCAAGGTCATCCTCATGCTGAGTAGCAGTCTGAGGAGCCAGGAGCATGATTTGACTTACATG ATTCTCAGTAAAGGACAGATTGTGAAAGTTGACAAATTTAAGAGGAGGGGCCAGGCTCTGGTGACTTTATCTTTGACAGTGACAAAGGACATGGTTCCTGCTTTCCGTCTGGTGGCGTATTACCACGTGGGTTCCTCGGAGGTTGTGTCTGACTCGGTCTGGGTTGACGTGAAGGACACCTGCATCGGAGCG ctgaaagtGGAAGATATTCGTACGAGGTACACATACAATCCTGGTAGACCTTTCAGTCTGAAGATCACTGGAGACCCTGAGGCCAAGGTTGGGCTGGTGGCTGTGGATAAAGGAGTCTATGTgctcaacaacaagaacagacTCACCCAAACCAAG ATCTGGGACATCATTGAAGAACATGACACTGGTTGTACGGCTGGTAGTGGTAAAGACAGTATGGGAGTTTTCTCTGATGCAGGACTGCTGTTTGAGTCCAATACTGCAGGAGGCACTGACTCCAGAACAA CAGCACAGTGTCCCAGGCCTTCAAAGAGGAGACGCCGTGATGTCGCTATTGTGGAGATGACAAACAGACTGG cGGATAAATACTCAGGCCTGTCGAAGCAGTGCTGTCTggatggaatgagagagaataaactggGCTACACATGTGAGAGGAGGTCAGAGTTCATCATTGATGGGGACGAGTGTGTGAAGGCTTTCATTCACTGCTGCAAGGAAATGTCCACTCGCAAACAAGAGGCCAAGGATGAACAGATGCTTCTCGCTCGCA gtGTTGAACGGGATGAGGTTGTCGGGGGCGAGAGGACAAAAGGTCAGGTACCTGGTAAACGAGtcagcagacacacagctgagacag ATGAGAACAATGATGAATTCTTTACAGATTCTGACGAAATCATATCACGTACTCAGTTCCCAGAAAACTGGCTTTGGGAAGAGATTCTACTTCCACAATGTCCAGACAACAAGCCATG cTCCATTTCACAGAACAGCATTCTGAGAGATTCCATCACCACCTGGGAAATCACAGCTATCAGCCTGTCTCCATCCTTTG GTATCTGTGTGGCAGACCCCTATGAGATGGTTGTTATGAAAGATTTCTTCATTGATCTGAAGTTGCCTTATTCAGCTGTGCGCAATGAAGAAGTAGAGATCAAAGCCATCCTGCATAACTACAATGACTATGACCTTGAAAAG GTGCGAGTGGAGTTGATgaagactgaaaatgtgtgtagtTCTGCCAGCAAGACGGGCAGATATCGCACCTACGTAAAGGTGAATAAAATGTCTACCCTTGCTGTGCCTTTTGTCATCATCCCGATGGAACTGGGCGAGCACTCTATCGAAGTGAAAGCCGCTGTCTCAGATAGTATAAGCACAGACGGCATCAGGAAGCAACTGCGTGTGGTG CCTGAAGGTGTGTTAACCAAGCTTGAAGTGAAGAATCTGGAATTGAACCCAGCTAAACATCAAG GTGGTCAACAGGTTGAGTTTATTGGGAGAGATCCTCTTACAGGACAGGTTCCCAACACCCCAGCTAAGAAACACATAACAGTGAGag GTAAAGAGATCAGCCAGACCCTTGAGCAGGCAATCAGTGGAGACTTCATGGGCTCCCTCATCGTCCAGCCAGTTGGCGACGGAGAACAAAATATGATTTACATGACCCTTCCCGTCATCGCCACGCACTACCTGGACAACACCAAGCAGTGGGACCGTGTGGGACTGAACCGCAGAAATGAGgccataaaacacatcaccacag GTTACAAGAATGAGCTTGCCTATTGTAAACCAGACGGTTCTTATGCTGCGCAGATCGACAGAAAAAGCAGTACATG gCTGACGGCATATGTGGCCAAAGTTTTCACTATGGCCAGTGACCTCATCTCCATCGAGGTAAACGTGATCTGCAGCGCCCTCAAGTGGCTGATTCTGAATGCACAGCTTCCTGATGGCAGGTTCAAAGAAGATGCTCCTGTAATCCATGGAGAGATGGTG GGCAACGTGCGAGGGAAAGatgctgatgtgtgtctgacagCGTTTGTGCTCATCGCTATGCAGGAGGGCAGCAAGTTCTGTGAAGGCACTACTGGC CAGGTCTTATCCAGCAGTATGGGGAAATCCGTTTTATATTTGGAACGTCAGTTACAGGATTTGACAAACCCTTATAGTGTTGCAATTGTATCTTGTGCCCTGGCCAACGCAGGACAACTCAATAAATACTTTCTAATGAGGCACTCAACTCAAACACAAG ATGGCATTTACTGGGAAGTCCCTGGTGCCCATCATTTCACACTAGAGGCCACAGCCTATGCCCTGTTAGCGCTGGTCAAAGCCAATTACTTTGACAAAGCAGGACAGGTAGTTCACTGGCTGAACAGACAGCAAACTCACTATGGAGGAAGTGGCACCACACAG GCAACCATTATGGTGTTCCAGGCTGTGGCAGAATACCATGTACAAGGGAAGAAGCAGCAAGATAGAAATCTAGATGTGGAAATTCAGATTTCTGGCAGACATAGACCCATCAAATGGTCCTTTAACAGTGAAAACTCCCACTTGCTACGCTCAGACAGG TTCCTGATTGACCAGAACCTCACTGTTGTTGCCACAGGAACTGGCACTGCAGCTGTTTCA GTATCAACTCTGTACTACACCAAACCTGTTACAAAGGAGAGTGACTGCAGACATTTTGAACTAGAAGTGACAATGGTCAAACAAGCTGATG tatcttATCCTGGCGCAATAGAAACATACCAGTTGAGCATTGAAGTATT ATATAAGTCTACAGAAAGAGATGCCACTATGTCCATTGTGGATGTAGGTTTTCTGAAAGGCTTTGTTGTGGACCAGAACGATTTGACCGAG CTAATGACTGGACGAGACAGGTACATCCAGACGTTTGAGATGGATAAACAGCTGTCTGAAAGAGGTTCCCTCATCATCTACCTGGATAAG GTCTCTCATAAGCACAGAGACAAGATTGTTTTCAGGGTTCACAAAGTAATGGTGGTGGGTCTTCTTCAACCTGCTGGAATCACTGTGTATGAATACTATTCTCCAG AGCGTTGTGTGAAGTTCTACAGTCCTTATAAGCAAGACAGCCACGTTAACAGAATATGCCACAACGACGTGTGTCGTTGTTCTGAAG AAAACTGCAGttcacaaaagagagagaaagtggacgAACGAGAGCGTGAAGAAAAAGCTTGCGCTGGTGGCACGGATTACG TTTACAAAGCTACAGTGGAAACAACAGAATTCACCACTAACAGGGACATATTCCGCATGAAGATTGATAATGTTGTAAGAGAag gCGCTGACGTTAGTGTGAACGGCAACATCCGTGAATTTGTAGCTCACTCTAACTGCAGAATGCCCCTCAGCCTGGAGAAGGGGAAGAGTTACCTGATCATCGGACATTCCTCTGATGTGACGAGGACTGAGGGAGG ATGGCAGTATTTACTGGGTGAGAAGACATGGGTTGAGTACTGGCCCACTAGGGAGGAAGGCCAAACTCCAGAGTTCATAGAAAGATTCAGAGGCATCGCAGGACTGGTCGACATGCTCATGAACATTGGATGCAGCATTTAA